GCGCTCTCCCCCGGCCGGCTGTACGGCAGCCAGGGCCTGGGACACGCCCGGATGAACCTGGCCTGCGCCCCGGAGACGGTGATCGAGGCGGTGGACCGGCTCTGCCGGGTGTGATCGTCACCCCGTGCCCTGGTAGGCCGCGCGGTAGGCGGAGGGGGTGAGGCCGGTGTCGCGGGCCAGATGGATCCGCAGGTTGGTGGCCGTGCCCAGGCCGCAGCGGGTGGCGATGCTGCCCACCGGCAGGTCACTGGCCTCCAGCAGGCGCCGGGCCTCGGCCACCCGGTGCCGGGTGAGCCACTGCTGCGGCGTCATCCCGTTCTCCTGGAGGAACCGGCGGGAGAACGTGCGCACCGCGTAGCCGGAGTGCCGGGCCAGGTCGGCCACCGTCAGCGGCTCGGAGAGCCGCTCGGCGGCCCAGACACAGGTGGCGCTCAGCCCCTTGCCCTGCGGCGGCACCTGCCGGGCGATGAACTGGGCTTGACCACCGGCCCGGTGCGGCGCCACCACCAGGCGCCGGGCCACCCGTCCGGCCGCCTCGGAGCCGTGGTCGGAGCGCACCACGTGCAGGCACAGGTCGATGCCCGCGCACACGCCCGCGCTGGTCAGGATCTGGCCGTCGTCGATGTAGAGCACGTCCGGGTCGACCAGCACCTGCGGATAGCGGGCGGCCAGCTCGGCGGCGTCCTCCCAGTGTGTGGTGGCCGGGCGGCCGTCGAGCAGCCCGGCGGCGGCCAGGGCGAACGCCCCGGTGCACACCGACATGATGCGGGCGCCCCGCGCGGCGGCCCGGCGCAGCGCGGCCAGGGTGCGCGGCGACGGCTCGTCCATCGGCTCGTAGCCGGGAACCACCACGGTGTCGGCCCGGTCCAGGGCCGACAGCCCGGCCTCGGCGTACAGCGGGCCGCCGGTGGTGGTGGGCACCGGGCCGCGGCGCTCGGCGCAGACGGTCAGCCGGTACCGGTCGGCCTCGTCGCGGTGGCCGAAGATCTGCGCGGGGATGGCCAGGTCGAGCAGCACCACATCCGGGACGGCCAGCACCACGACCTGATGGATGGCCGGATTCTTTCGCACCATGGCAGTCCAGCCTATCCATTCGGGCCGTTCGCCGCCGCAAGACTGGGCCGGTAGAGCACCGGACGCGGGAAAAGAGGCGATGGCATGGCGGGCGAATCAGCCGGACCGGCCGGGCAGATCGGGCAGGTCGGGACGGGCGACGCGGACGGCGGAAGGCGCTGGGCCGCGCTGCTCTTCGCGGCCACCCTGGCGTTCGTCCTGTCGCTGGCCGGGTCGGCGCTGAAGAGCACGGTCACCGTGTATCTGCCCGACATCGCCCGCGACATCCACACCACGGTCGAGGGGTTCGCCTGGTCCACCACGATCTTCGCGGTCGGCATCGCGGTGGCCAGCCCGCTGGTCGGGCTGCTGGCCGACCGCTGGGGCGGCTCCACCGCCCTGACCGTGGGCACCGTGCTGGCCGGAGTGGCCTTCCTGCTCTGCGCGGCGGCCCCGGGGGTGCTCCAGTTCGCCCCGGTGTACGGCGTTCTCGGCTCGGTCGCGTTCACCATGCTGTCCTACGTGCCACTGGGCAAACTCGCCGACGAGCTGTTCGCCGGGCGGGGTGAGGGCCTGGCCTACGCCGCCATGACCAACGGCCCGGCCGTGGGTTTCATCGTGCTGGTTCCGCTGTGGGTGTGGGTCGGCTCGCTGCTGTCGTGGCGCACGGTGTTCCTGCTGGTCGGGGTGGTCATGCTGGTGGCCCTGGCCCCGCTGGCCGTGCTGCTGGGCCGGTTGTCGGCCGGTGACGAGCCGGCCGCCCCCAGCACGCCGCAGTCCCGGCAGGGCACCGGCAGCCGGTTGCGCACGCTGCTCACCGACCGCGACTACGTGATGGTCACCCTGGCCTTCGGCGGGTGCGGCATCACCATGGCCTTCGTCGACGTGCACCTGGTGAACCACCTGAACCACGAGGGCATGTCCGGCGGCGTGGTCAGCGGAACCCTCTCTCTGCTGGGCCTGTTCGAGCTGATGGGCGGCCTGGTGGCCGGGCGGCTGTGCGACCGCGGCCTGATCCGTTCCACCCTGGTCACCGGCTACGCGTTGCGGGCGCTGGCCATGCTGGTGCTGCTGGTGGTTCCCGGCGCCAGTTCGGCCTTCGGTTTCGGCGTGGTGTTCGGCGCCAGTTACATGGTCACCGTGGTGGCCACCACGCTGTGGATCGGCCGCCTGCTGCCCACCGGCGTCAAGGCCACCGGGCTGGGCGTGCTGTGGCTGGTGCACCAGATCGGCGCGGCGCTGAGCAGCCAGGTCGGCGCCTACATCGAGCAGCGGGCCGACTCGTACGGACCGGTGGTGCTCACCGAGTCCGCCCTCGTGGTGCTCTCTGCGCTGCTCGTGCTCCAGTTGCCGGCCCCCGGACCTCCCGGGTCACGCAACGGCACCCCCGAAACGGCCTCGCCGGAACCCTCCCGGCCGGTTCCCCCCGAGCCGGCCTCCGAGGCTTCCGGCACTTCCGACGACGACGCCGTGCAGCGCTCGTGAGGAGGTGTCAGCTGGAGCGCAGGAACCGGTCCAGCACCCGCACCCCGAACTCCAGGGCGTCCACCGGCACCCGCTCGTTCACGCCGTGGAACATCGCGACGAAGTCCAGGCCCGCGGGCAGGCGCAACGGCGAGAACCCGTAGCAGCGAAGCTCTCCCAGCCGGTAGAACGACTTGGCGTCGGTGCCGCCGCTGAGCGTGAACGGCACCGGATGGCCGGCCGGGTCCTCGGCCAGCAGGGCAGCCGCCATCGCACCCGGCAGCGCGGCGTCGTAGGGCGAGTCCAGGGTGACGTGGTCGAGCAGCATCTCGCGCACCACGTCGTCGCCGAGGATCTCGTCCACGGCCGCCAGGGCGCTCTCCCGCTCGCCGGGCAGGTAGCGCACGTCGATCGTGCCCTGCGCGCTGGGCGGCACGGTGTTGGCGCCGCTGCCCGCGCGCAGCGAGGTGGGGGTGAGCGTGGTGCGCAGCGTGGCCTCCAGCAGCCGGCCGAAGCCGCCGAGACCGGCCAGGTCGCGCTCCGGCTGCCGGGGGTCGAACGACTCACCGCGTCGCAGCCGGGCCAGGGTCTCCAGCAGCACCCGGGTCTGCGGACGCAGCGCCGCCGGAAACCGCCTCTCCCCCAGCCGGTTCATCACCCCGGACAGGCGGGTGACGGCGTTGTCGGGATTCACCAGCGACCCGTGCCCGGGAGTGCCGTCGGCGACGAGCCGTAGCCAGAGGGCACCCTTCTCGGCGGTCTGGATCGGGTACAGCCGCCCGCCCTCGGGCAGCGTCACACTGAAACCGCCCACCTCGCCGACCGCTTCGGTGCAGTCGGCCAGCAGGTCGCGGTGGTGGTCGACCAGGTACCGCGCCCCCAGATCACCCCCGGCCTCCTCGTCGGCGGTGAAAGCGAGGACGACGTCACGAGGCGGGACGTACCCCTCCCGGTGCCAGATCGCCACCACGGTCAGGAGCATGGCGATGGCGTTCTTCATGTCCACGGCGCCGCGCCCCCACACGCACCCGTCGCGGATCTCCCCGGCGAACGGGTGCACCTGCCACTCGGCCGGGTCGGCGGGCACCACGTCGAGGTGGCCGTGCATGAGCAGGGCGCCCCGCAGCGGGTCCGCCCCCGGGATCCGGGCCACCAGCGACGCCCGCCCCGGCTCGGACTCGAAGATCTCGGCACGCACCCCGACCTCGGCCAGTCGCGCGGCCACCCACTCGGCGGCGGGACGCTCGTCGCCCCCGGGAGTGGAGGTGTCGAACCGGATCAGAGTGCTGAGCACGTCGGCCACCGTGGGGACGCCTGCGGCACCAGTGCTTTCGGCCCCAGTTGCTTCGGCCCCAGTTGCTTCGGCACGGTCCGGCTCATCGCGGGTGACTGCGGCACGGCCTGGCTCGGCACGGCCCGGTTCGGCACGGCCCGGCTCGGCACGGCCCGGTTCGGCAAGGCCCGGCTCGGCGCGACCCGACACAGCGCGACCCGGTTCGCCACTACCTGGTTCGCCACGGCCCGGTTCGATGCGGGTCGATTCGGCGCGCCCCGGTTCGGATCCCCTGGGCGCGAGGGTGTCTTCGGTGGACGTCATCGGGCGGCCCCGGTCCTGTCGACGGCACGGTCACCGGCACGGTCACCGGCACGCTCACCGTCTCGATCGTCAGCCCGGTCGTCAGCCCGGTCGTCAGCCCGCCCGCCGGCCCGAACGTCGACCAAGTCGTCAGCCACGTCGTCAGCCACGTCGCCAGCCACGTCGCCAGCCACGTCGCCAGCCACGTCGCCAGCCACGTTGTCAGCCACGTCGTCAGCCCGCCCGCCGGCCAGATCGTCGGCTCGGTCACCGAAGCCGGCCCCGGCGCGCTCGCTGCCCCCGACGTCCCGACGTGCCGCGCCGAGGGCCTGGGCCAGGTCTTCGATCAGGTCGGCCGGATCCTCGATGCCGATCGACAACCGCACCAGGTCGGGCCGGATGCCCGCGGAGCGGCGCTGCTCGTCGGTCAGCCGGCCGTGGGTGGTGCTGGCCGGGTGTGTGGCCATGGTCTTGGTGTCGCCGATGTTGGTGGTGTTCGAGATCAGTTTCAGGTGATCGATGAACGACCAGGCCCCGGCCCGGCCACCGGGAACGGTGAAGCTCAGCAACCCGCCCGGCCCGCTCTGCTGGCGGGCGATCAGCGCGGCCTGCGGATGGTCGTCACGGCCGGGGAAGTGCACGGCCTCCACGTCGTCCTGAGTTGTGAGCCAGTCACTGACCGCACCCGCCACCTCGCCGTGCGCCCGCATCCGCAGGGGAAGGGTCTCCAGGCTCTTCGTCAGCAGCCAGGCGTTGAACGGGCTCAGGCTGGGGCCGGCGGTGCGCAGCACTCCGCGCACCGCCTCGACCAGCGGCGCGGCACCGACCACCGCGCCGCCGCCGCATCGGCCCTGGCCGTCGAGGTACTTGCCGGCCGAGTGGAGTACCAGGTCGGCGCCGAGCGCGAGCGGCTGTTGCAGAACCGGTGTGCAGAGCGTGTTGTCGACCAGGAACAGGGCTCCGTGGGCGTGGCTGAGCCCGGCCAGGAACCGCAGGTCGGCCACCCGCATCACCGGATTGGTCGGGCTCTCGACCACCACCATCCGGGTGGCCGGGCCGATGGCGGCGGCCCAGCGATCGTTGTCGTCGACCGGCAGGATCGTGGTGGTGACGCCGAACTTGCTCAGGTAGTGCTGGTACAGCCGGGTGGTGGTGCCGAACACCCCCTCGGCCAGCAGCACATGGTCGCCCGCCTCCAGCAGCGCCATCGAGACCGCCGTGTAGGCGGCCATCCCGGAGCCGGTGGCGACCGCGTCGTCGCCACCCTCCAGGGCCGCGAGCCGCTCCTCGAACCCGCGCACGGTGGGGTTGGTGAACCGCACGTACACGTTGCCCGCACGCCGCCCGGCGAACTTCTCGGCCGCGTCGTGGGCGTCGTCGAAGAGATAGCTGGAGGTGAGGACGAGAGCCTCGCTGTGCTGGTCCGCCGTGGGCTGTCGCTGCCCGGCCCGGACGGCGGCCGTCGCGAGCCCGGTCATCGCGGCAGCAGCCGCCCGGCCAGGTACTCCTGGTGGATGCCCTCGTACATGGCGTAGAACAGCTCACAGGTGTGCGAGACCGCGTAAAGGGCCTCCTGCTGCGTCTTCTCGGTGGTGCACAGGTCGGTGACCAGGTCGAGGCCCTGCTGGGTGTGCCCGACGTCCTCCTTCTGGTGCACCGAGAAGAACAGCAGGTCTTTCGGGGTCAGCCCGTAGACCCGCTCGAACAGCACGTCGCGCGACTCCGAGCCCAGCGTCTCCAGGTTCTGCCCCTCGCTGGCGATGGTGACGGCCGCGGCACCCACGTGGTAGCGCGCCGGGTCCTTCACCGCCTGCATGCGGTAGTCGATGAGCTCCTGGGTGGCGGGCAGGGCGACCGCGGCGTCACGCTGCTCGTCGTCGATGCCCAGGGCCAGCAGGAAGTCCTGCATCAGTTTGACGTGGTTCTTGGTCTTGGAGATGAACCCGGTCTCTTCCTCGTACATGTTGTGCAGGAGGCGGCGACGGTGCCGGGGCAGCGGGCAGAAGAACCAGAGGTTCTCGATGTACTCCAGAAAGTTCTTGGTGAGCTGGTACCCCTGGAGCGCGACCTGCTGGAGGAACTCGGGTTTCGGGTCGTCCTGGTCGAGCAGCAGGGCGAACACCGGGTGCGAGATGGTCAGGTGCGAGTGCAGGGTGCGTTCCAGCTCGTCACGGAAGTCGGGCTTGCTGAGCAACATTTCGTCATCCTCCGGTCATGGGGTGTCTGCGGTCTGACGCCTGCGCCCGATCCGGGTGCGGGTGTTTCGGAGCAGGTCGGGCACGGTGACGGTCATGAAGTGGCCGCGGTGCCGGGCGCCGCCGTAGCGGCTGTAGTCGTCGAGCACGCCGAACGTCTCGAAACCCAGCCCGCGCCAGACCCGGTGGGCGTGGGAGTGCTCGCGCACGTCGATCTGGATCCGCTCGACGCCGATCCAGGTGAGTCGCTCGGCCACCGCGAGCGCCAGTTCCAGCACCGC
The sequence above is drawn from the Kineosporia corallincola genome and encodes:
- a CDS encoding M20/M25/M40 family metallo-hydrolase — its product is MADVLSTLIRFDTSTPGGDERPAAEWVAARLAEVGVRAEIFESEPGRASLVARIPGADPLRGALLMHGHLDVVPADPAEWQVHPFAGEIRDGCVWGRGAVDMKNAIAMLLTVVAIWHREGYVPPRDVVLAFTADEEAGGDLGARYLVDHHRDLLADCTEAVGEVGGFSVTLPEGGRLYPIQTAEKGALWLRLVADGTPGHGSLVNPDNAVTRLSGVMNRLGERRFPAALRPQTRVLLETLARLRRGESFDPRQPERDLAGLGGFGRLLEATLRTTLTPTSLRAGSGANTVPPSAQGTIDVRYLPGERESALAAVDEILGDDVVREMLLDHVTLDSPYDAALPGAMAAALLAEDPAGHPVPFTLSGGTDAKSFYRLGELRCYGFSPLRLPAGLDFVAMFHGVNERVPVDALEFGVRVLDRFLRSS
- a CDS encoding GlxA family transcriptional regulator, with the protein product MVRKNPAIHQVVVLAVPDVVLLDLAIPAQIFGHRDEADRYRLTVCAERRGPVPTTTGGPLYAEAGLSALDRADTVVVPGYEPMDEPSPRTLAALRRAAARGARIMSVCTGAFALAAAGLLDGRPATTHWEDAAELAARYPQVLVDPDVLYIDDGQILTSAGVCAGIDLCLHVVRSDHGSEAAGRVARRLVVAPHRAGGQAQFIARQVPPQGKGLSATCVWAAERLSEPLTVADLARHSGYAVRTFSRRFLQENGMTPQQWLTRHRVAEARRLLEASDLPVGSIATRCGLGTATNLRIHLARDTGLTPSAYRAAYQGTG
- a CDS encoding MFS transporter, with the translated sequence MAGESAGPAGQIGQVGTGDADGGRRWAALLFAATLAFVLSLAGSALKSTVTVYLPDIARDIHTTVEGFAWSTTIFAVGIAVASPLVGLLADRWGGSTALTVGTVLAGVAFLLCAAAPGVLQFAPVYGVLGSVAFTMLSYVPLGKLADELFAGRGEGLAYAAMTNGPAVGFIVLVPLWVWVGSLLSWRTVFLLVGVVMLVALAPLAVLLGRLSAGDEPAAPSTPQSRQGTGSRLRTLLTDRDYVMVTLAFGGCGITMAFVDVHLVNHLNHEGMSGGVVSGTLSLLGLFELMGGLVAGRLCDRGLIRSTLVTGYALRALAMLVLLVVPGASSAFGFGVVFGASYMVTVVATTLWIGRLLPTGVKATGLGVLWLVHQIGAALSSQVGAYIEQRADSYGPVVLTESALVVLSALLVLQLPAPGPPGSRNGTPETASPEPSRPVPPEPASEASGTSDDDAVQRS
- a CDS encoding O-succinylhomoserine sulfhydrylase, with the protein product MTGLATAAVRAGQRQPTADQHSEALVLTSSYLFDDAHDAAEKFAGRRAGNVYVRFTNPTVRGFEERLAALEGGDDAVATGSGMAAYTAVSMALLEAGDHVLLAEGVFGTTTRLYQHYLSKFGVTTTILPVDDNDRWAAAIGPATRMVVVESPTNPVMRVADLRFLAGLSHAHGALFLVDNTLCTPVLQQPLALGADLVLHSAGKYLDGQGRCGGGAVVGAAPLVEAVRGVLRTAGPSLSPFNAWLLTKSLETLPLRMRAHGEVAGAVSDWLTTQDDVEAVHFPGRDDHPQAALIARQQSGPGGLLSFTVPGGRAGAWSFIDHLKLISNTTNIGDTKTMATHPASTTHGRLTDEQRRSAGIRPDLVRLSIGIEDPADLIEDLAQALGAARRDVGGSERAGAGFGDRADDLAGGRADDVADNVAGDVAGDVAGDVAGDVADDVADDLVDVRAGGRADDRADDRADDRDGERAGDRAGDRAVDRTGAAR
- a CDS encoding TenA family transcriptional regulator, coding for MLLSKPDFRDELERTLHSHLTISHPVFALLLDQDDPKPEFLQQVALQGYQLTKNFLEYIENLWFFCPLPRHRRRLLHNMYEEETGFISKTKNHVKLMQDFLLALGIDDEQRDAAVALPATQELIDYRMQAVKDPARYHVGAAAVTIASEGQNLETLGSESRDVLFERVYGLTPKDLLFFSVHQKEDVGHTQQGLDLVTDLCTTEKTQQEALYAVSHTCELFYAMYEGIHQEYLAGRLLPR